Proteins encoded in a region of the Pseudomonadales bacterium genome:
- a CDS encoding cytochrome c oxidase subunit 3, producing MASEHGQQTYYVPEQSKYPLFASAGIGMMLVGVSTWLNDLHAARPGSPTLLILGSLVLATVLFRWFGTAIGEHLQGLNNAQLKRSYRIGMQWFIFSEVMFFATFFGSLFYVRALVGPWLSGEGVGHFTNELLWKGFTFSWPMMETPQQAIGGVANQIIANTGTFVGPHKSMSWPGTAEMMHWLPLWNTIFLVTSSITCEFAHHALKADKRGAFKLWLFITVLLAAAFIYLQIEEYHEAYTEYGLTLKSGIYGTTFFMLTGFHGFHVALGAFMLLVMLLRALKGHFNKDDHFGFEAASWYWHFVDVVWLFLVAVVYVF from the coding sequence ATGGCAAGTGAACACGGTCAACAGACCTACTATGTCCCAGAACAAAGCAAGTATCCTCTGTTTGCTTCAGCGGGTATCGGCATGATGTTAGTGGGGGTCTCCACTTGGTTAAATGACCTCCACGCCGCGCGCCCTGGTAGCCCAACATTATTGATATTGGGCAGCTTAGTTCTTGCGACTGTTTTATTTCGCTGGTTCGGAACAGCAATTGGAGAGCATCTCCAAGGGCTAAATAATGCACAGCTGAAACGCTCTTACCGTATTGGCATGCAGTGGTTTATCTTTTCTGAAGTGATGTTCTTTGCCACTTTCTTTGGCAGCTTGTTTTATGTGCGTGCTTTGGTTGGCCCGTGGTTATCAGGTGAGGGTGTTGGTCATTTCACCAATGAATTACTGTGGAAAGGTTTTACTTTTAGTTGGCCAATGATGGAAACACCGCAGCAAGCTATTGGCGGTGTCGCCAATCAAATTATTGCCAATACTGGAACATTTGTCGGTCCGCATAAGAGTATGTCTTGGCCTGGCACTGCGGAAATGATGCATTGGTTGCCACTGTGGAACACCATTTTCTTGGTAACCTCTTCTATCACTTGTGAGTTTGCTCATCACGCATTGAAAGCGGATAAGCGCGGTGCGTTTAAATTGTGGTTGTTTATCACAGTGTTGTTGGCGGCTGCATTTATTTATTTGCAAATCGAGGAATATCACGAGGCGTATACTGAGTACGGTTTAACACTGAAATCCGGTATTTACGGTACAACTTTCTTCATGTTGACAGGCTTCCATGGCTTTCACGTTGCATTGGGCGCTTTTATGTTGCTGGTGATGTTGTTGAGGGCGCTGAAAGGTCATTTTAATAAAGATGACCACTTTGGCTTTGAAGCAGCCAGCTGGTATTGGCACTTTGTTGATGTGGTTTGGTTGTTCTTGGTGGCCGTGGTCTATGTGTTCTAG
- a CDS encoding YheV family putative zinc ribbon protein has product MNTSDQPSLPDTPKRFVAGAKCPQCQAVDKIVMFRRNGVQHQECVSCGHHAEMVFEQNFRELETRVNRTEAERAEEVTPVRFVDPA; this is encoded by the coding sequence ATGAATACTTCAGATCAGCCATCGCTTCCCGATACGCCCAAACGCTTTGTAGCGGGGGCAAAATGCCCGCAATGTCAGGCTGTGGATAAAATCGTGATGTTCCGCCGCAACGGTGTTCAGCACCAAGAGTGTGTTAGCTGCGGGCATCATGCCGAAATGGTGTTTGAGCAGAACTTTCGTGAGCTGGAGACAAGGGTCAATCGCACCGAGGCTGAGCGTGCGGAGGAAGTCACTCCAGTCAGGTTTGTTGATCCTGCGTAA
- a CDS encoding gamma carbonic anhydrase family protein, giving the protein MSIRSHQGKTPQLGERVFVDGMACVIGDVHLGDDCSVWPHTVIRGDMHRIRIGARCSIQDNSVLHITHAGPYEADGFPLTLGDDVTVGHRVVLHGCTIGNRVLIGIGSIVMDGVVIEDDVVLGAGSLVPPGKKLESGFLYVGSPAKQARALTDKEKSFFTYSANNYRKLKDQYLAENR; this is encoded by the coding sequence ATTTCCATTCGTTCGCATCAAGGCAAGACGCCGCAATTAGGCGAACGCGTCTTTGTGGATGGCATGGCCTGCGTCATCGGCGATGTACATTTGGGCGATGACTGTTCTGTGTGGCCACACACCGTCATTCGCGGCGATATGCACCGCATTCGTATCGGCGCGCGTTGCAGCATTCAAGACAACTCCGTGCTACACATCACACACGCTGGTCCTTATGAAGCTGACGGTTTTCCATTAACGCTGGGTGATGATGTCACGGTAGGGCATCGCGTGGTGTTGCACGGCTGCACTATCGGCAATCGCGTGCTGATCGGCATCGGCTCAATTGTGATGGATGGTGTGGTGATTGAAGATGATGTGGTGTTGGGCGCTGGCAGCTTGGTGCCGCCGGGAAAAAAATTGGAGAGCGGCTTTCTCTATGTCGGCAGCCCCGCTAAACAAGCGCGCGCACTGACCGACAAAGAGAAAAGTTTTTTTACTTACAGCGCGAACAATTACCGTAAATTAAAAGATCAATATCTGGCAGAAAACCGCTGA
- a CDS encoding aldo/keto reductase, whose product MFYRALGSTGMQVSALGFGTVKLGRTEGVKYPQAFAVPDDKAARTLLDLSRDLGINLIDTAPAYGNSEERLGKLLKADRKHWLICSKVGEEFSEGQSSFDFSAEHTRMSVERSLRRLQTDYIDMVLVHSDGNDLDIINNTAALETLAELKQRGWIRAFGMSTKTVAGGLLAAEQSDVVMVTYNLNEQADVAVLDYCQQHQKGALIKKAFASGHRCDGDAVTEALAMIFAHAGSSSAIVGTINPVHLRDNINKLPKRA is encoded by the coding sequence ATGTTTTATCGCGCATTAGGCAGTACCGGCATGCAAGTGAGCGCGCTCGGTTTTGGTACGGTGAAATTGGGGCGCACGGAAGGTGTGAAATATCCGCAAGCATTTGCCGTGCCTGACGATAAAGCTGCGCGCACTTTGTTGGATTTATCGCGCGATCTCGGCATCAATTTAATCGACACCGCGCCCGCTTACGGCAACAGTGAAGAGCGATTAGGTAAATTATTAAAAGCGGATCGTAAACATTGGTTGATCTGCAGCAAAGTCGGCGAGGAGTTTTCTGAGGGACAATCTTCTTTCGATTTTTCAGCAGAACATACGCGCATGAGTGTGGAGCGCAGTTTGCGTCGCCTGCAAACCGATTACATCGATATGGTGTTGGTGCATTCAGACGGTAATGATCTCGATATCATCAACAACACTGCGGCATTAGAGACACTGGCCGAGCTAAAGCAGCGCGGTTGGATTCGTGCCTTCGGTATGTCCACAAAAACAGTGGCCGGCGGTTTGTTGGCAGCGGAGCAATCGGATGTGGTGATGGTCACATACAACCTGAATGAGCAAGCCGATGTTGCAGTGTTGGATTATTGTCAGCAGCACCAAAAAGGTGCGCTGATTAAAAAAGCATTTGCCAGCGGTCATCGCTGCGACGGCGATGCGGTTACTGAAGCTTTAGCAATGATTTTTGCGCACGCGGGCAGCAGTTCAGCGATTGTCGGTACGATCAATCCTGTGCACTTGCGTGACAACATCAACAAACTGCCCAAGCGGGCGTAA
- a CDS encoding cytochrome c oxidase assembly protein, whose translation MGQVDQKGDKHIVAKLLFGAVGMFVFALFVMPPFYNMLCNILDINSPRLNSKKPYVAEEVKVDKTRLVKVQFVTINSANMPWEFRAKQASVEVHPGQPTQAVFYARNITDKKMTAQAVPSIVPEKAVEYFHKTECFCFTQQTLEAGKDIEMPVVFIVDQALPKEVHTITLSYTLFDVTASIKPTEAVKSN comes from the coding sequence ATGGGGCAGGTTGATCAAAAAGGCGACAAACATATTGTCGCCAAGCTGCTTTTCGGTGCAGTGGGCATGTTTGTTTTTGCCCTGTTTGTAATGCCGCCGTTTTACAACATGCTATGCAATATTTTGGATATCAATTCACCGAGGTTAAACAGTAAGAAACCCTATGTGGCGGAAGAGGTTAAGGTAGATAAAACGCGATTGGTAAAGGTGCAGTTTGTGACCATTAACAGCGCGAATATGCCATGGGAGTTTCGCGCAAAGCAGGCGTCGGTAGAAGTGCATCCGGGTCAGCCGACACAAGCGGTGTTTTATGCGCGCAACATAACAGATAAAAAGATGACGGCTCAGGCCGTGCCCAGTATTGTTCCAGAAAAAGCTGTGGAGTATTTTCACAAAACGGAATGCTTCTGCTTTACGCAGCAAACGCTGGAAGCGGGGAAAGACATAGAAATGCCGGTAGTGTTTATTGTTGATCAAGCGCTACCAAAAGAAGTCCATACAATTACTTTGAGCTATACCTTGTTTGATGTAACTGCATCGATCAAGCCGACGGAAGCAGTGAAGTCAAACTAA
- a CDS encoding FAD-dependent oxidoreductase: MQTIQVDIAILGGGIAGLWLLNCARNAGYNAVLFEQAALGSGQTVASQGMIHGGVKYTLTGALSGASEAIADMPAHWQRCLQGKGDVDLRGTRVLSEHFYMWSSQSVLSKATTFLASKALRGRVDSVQPKDYPPAFCHEKFRGAVYRLVDMVIDAPSLLDTLRQRCADFVFQVGDQALRVEKNQNGADIFLSHNGVDILLRSQLCVLAAGKGNGELLQQLAVKNIAMQTRPLQQVMVKHLQLSALYAHCVGSDSKPRLTISSHTINDEVVWYLGGQLAEEGVGISSSELILRAKKELEILFPQIHWNEAQWSTYCVDRAEPKQPGLLRPDNAWLSACDDLSRCVVAWPTKLTLAPNLGALLMNYLHAQNISPCFPDGLPNDWPCMTEVATTPWCAAVWQKV, translated from the coding sequence GTGCAGACCATTCAAGTGGATATCGCCATTCTTGGCGGCGGCATTGCCGGTCTGTGGCTGCTCAACTGTGCGCGTAACGCGGGCTACAACGCGGTGTTGTTTGAGCAGGCTGCATTGGGCAGCGGGCAGACGGTGGCCTCGCAGGGCATGATTCACGGCGGCGTGAAATACACACTCACGGGCGCGTTGTCTGGTGCGTCGGAAGCGATTGCCGATATGCCGGCGCATTGGCAGCGCTGTTTGCAAGGCAAAGGCGATGTGGATTTACGCGGCACGCGCGTACTCAGCGAGCATTTTTATATGTGGTCCTCGCAGAGTGTTTTATCTAAAGCGACCACTTTTTTAGCGAGCAAAGCTTTGCGTGGCCGCGTGGATAGCGTGCAGCCCAAAGATTACCCGCCAGCATTTTGTCACGAGAAATTTCGCGGCGCGGTGTATCGCTTGGTGGATATGGTGATTGATGCGCCATCACTGCTCGACACTTTGCGCCAACGCTGTGCTGATTTTGTTTTTCAGGTCGGCGATCAAGCATTGCGCGTAGAAAAAAATCAAAATGGCGCAGATATTTTTCTATCACATAACGGCGTAGATATTTTGTTGCGCAGCCAGTTGTGTGTCTTGGCTGCGGGTAAAGGCAATGGCGAATTGTTGCAACAGTTGGCGGTGAAAAATATCGCCATGCAAACGCGCCCTTTGCAACAAGTGATGGTGAAACATCTGCAGCTCTCTGCCTTGTATGCGCATTGCGTAGGCTCAGACAGCAAACCGCGCTTGACGATTTCATCACATACAATCAACGACGAAGTGGTTTGGTATCTCGGTGGGCAGTTGGCGGAAGAAGGTGTAGGTATTTCTTCATCAGAATTAATACTGCGCGCTAAAAAAGAATTGGAAATATTATTTCCGCAGATCCATTGGAATGAGGCACAGTGGTCAACTTATTGCGTGGATCGCGCTGAACCGAAGCAGCCTGGTTTGTTGCGTCCTGATAATGCTTGGTTGTCAGCTTGCGATGATTTATCGCGCTGCGTCGTTGCGTGGCCAACCAAATTAACTTTAGCGCCCAATTTGGGTGCGCTGTTGATGAATTATTTGCACGCGCAAAATATCTCACCCTGCTTTCCTGATGGGTTGCCAAATGATTGGCCGTGCATGACAGAAGTTGCGACCACGCCGTGGTGTGCTGCTGTGTGGCAAAAGGTGTGA
- the coxB gene encoding cytochrome c oxidase subunit II codes for MHSRTKRLLTLLLGSVLSVATMGAWADLAERSKINLSPGATLVGQDIYDLHMLSIWICVAIGAGVFAVMFYSIIAHRKSLGHKAAHWHEHLGAELAWTLIPFVILGFLAWPAIQTLLKIYDTKEPEVNIVVTGYQWKWKYDYHGEEGVSFFSNLSTPQDEIYGKQDKSEYYLLEVDEPVHIPVNTKVRFLITANDVIHSWWVPALAIKKDAVPGIVNESWAKAERTGIFRGQCAELCGKNHGFMPIVVVVDTKEDYAKWLEGKKAEAKKVRELMAQTFTLEQQIERGKKIYEKDCVACHGVNGEGGVGKAIAGSKIAIGPIDHHLETVVKGVPSTAMQAFGGSLNDLDLAAVVTYQRNAFGNNMGDSLQAVDVYKFKSKK; via the coding sequence ATGCATTCCAGAACAAAAAGGCTGCTGACGCTCTTGCTCGGCTCTGTATTGTCGGTCGCCACCATGGGTGCTTGGGCTGATCTTGCCGAGCGTAGCAAAATCAACTTGTCGCCGGGCGCCACTTTAGTGGGTCAAGATATTTATGATCTGCATATGCTGTCGATCTGGATTTGTGTGGCGATCGGTGCGGGCGTTTTTGCGGTGATGTTTTATTCCATCATTGCTCACCGTAAATCACTGGGGCATAAAGCGGCGCATTGGCACGAGCATTTGGGTGCGGAGCTGGCTTGGACTTTGATTCCTTTCGTTATTCTGGGCTTCTTGGCTTGGCCGGCTATCCAGACGCTGCTCAAAATTTATGACACCAAAGAGCCGGAAGTGAACATTGTTGTTACTGGCTACCAGTGGAAATGGAAATACGATTATCACGGTGAAGAAGGTGTAAGTTTCTTCTCTAATCTGTCAACGCCTCAAGATGAAATTTACGGCAAACAAGATAAAAGCGAATATTATCTATTGGAAGTGGATGAGCCTGTCCATATTCCTGTTAATACGAAAGTACGGTTTTTAATTACGGCGAATGATGTTATTCACTCGTGGTGGGTTCCTGCTTTGGCAATTAAGAAAGATGCAGTGCCTGGTATTGTGAATGAGTCGTGGGCTAAAGCAGAAAGAACCGGTATTTTTCGTGGCCAATGTGCGGAGCTGTGCGGCAAGAACCACGGCTTTATGCCCATCGTTGTTGTCGTTGATACGAAAGAAGATTACGCCAAATGGCTGGAAGGTAAAAAAGCTGAAGCGAAAAAAGTACGCGAGTTGATGGCGCAAACTTTTACGCTTGAGCAGCAGATTGAGCGCGGCAAAAAAATCTACGAAAAAGATTGTGTTGCTTGTCACGGTGTCAATGGTGAAGGCGGCGTGGGTAAAGCGATCGCAGGCAGCAAAATTGCGATCGGTCCTATCGATCATCACCTAGAAACTGTTGTTAAAGGTGTGCCAAGCACGGCGATGCAGGCTTTTGGTGGCTCGCTGAATGATTTGGATTTGGCGGCAGTGGTGACTTACCAGCGTAACGCCTTTGGTAACAATATGGGCGATAGCTTGCAGGCTGTCGATGTCTACAAATTCAAGAGCAAGAAGTGA
- a CDS encoding FAD-binding protein — MSDAVKWDHTVDVIVVGSGGGAMVAAIRATDNGADTLMLEKTDKYGGNTAMSGGVIWVPNSHLMAAKGLKDSAEKGFNYLKHLIGDAVPDVRIRAYVEKAPEMMKWLHEKTALRFESLELYPDYYPGAPGYMEGGRSHDPKAFNAAALGDDFENLRGQHPQTLIWNIFTMETMEFRAVFKKEKGWMGVFARVFFEWLFDLGYRLRGKKRSRRLTLGNSVIGSLRKSMLDRKIPLWLNCGMKDLIVEDGRVVGVLAERNGQPFRIHAKKGVILGAGGFEKNQQMREQYLPNPTHTSWTAGSPGNTGDAHRAGMAVGANVKFMDDAWWGPTVVVPGEEQARMMIVEKSLPGCAFVDMNGKRYTDEAAPYITVVQDMYKREREGTQAVPSWMIFGKDYRQKYPCGPVFPGEMMPDKRVPKELWDSYIFKADSLEELAQKTGIASLENLKQTVANMNEYAKTGKDLEYDKGGNEYDRFYGDDQTGFPNPCLMPIEGPFYAVKVHAGELGTKGGLNADEKARVLDKNDQVIRGLYVIGNNSAALMGPTYAGAGSTIGPAMAFGFIAADDVVSA, encoded by the coding sequence ATGTCAGACGCAGTGAAATGGGATCACACCGTGGATGTGATTGTTGTAGGTTCTGGCGGCGGCGCTATGGTGGCGGCCATTCGCGCAACCGATAACGGTGCAGATACTTTGATGCTGGAAAAAACCGATAAATACGGCGGCAATACCGCGATGAGTGGCGGTGTTATTTGGGTGCCGAACAGTCATTTGATGGCGGCCAAAGGTTTAAAAGACAGCGCAGAAAAAGGTTTTAACTATCTCAAACATTTGATCGGTGATGCAGTACCTGATGTACGCATCCGCGCGTATGTCGAAAAAGCACCAGAGATGATGAAGTGGCTGCACGAAAAAACTGCACTGCGTTTTGAATCGCTGGAGTTGTATCCAGACTACTACCCGGGCGCGCCTGGCTACATGGAAGGGGGGCGCAGCCACGATCCCAAAGCGTTTAATGCGGCAGCATTGGGCGATGATTTTGAAAACTTGCGTGGACAACATCCACAAACATTAATTTGGAATATTTTCACCATGGAGACCATGGAGTTCCGCGCAGTATTCAAAAAAGAAAAAGGTTGGATGGGTGTTTTTGCGCGCGTATTTTTTGAATGGCTGTTTGATCTTGGTTATCGCTTGCGTGGCAAAAAACGCAGCCGCCGCTTGACGCTGGGCAACTCCGTGATTGGTTCGTTGCGTAAATCCATGTTGGACAGAAAAATCCCACTGTGGCTCAACTGCGGCATGAAAGATTTGATCGTCGAAGACGGTCGCGTTGTCGGCGTGTTGGCAGAAAGAAACGGTCAGCCTTTCCGCATTCATGCCAAAAAAGGTGTGATTCTCGGCGCAGGTGGTTTTGAAAAAAACCAACAAATGCGCGAACAGTATCTGCCCAATCCTACGCACACTTCTTGGACGGCAGGTTCTCCTGGCAACACCGGCGATGCGCACCGCGCAGGCATGGCAGTGGGTGCAAATGTGAAATTTATGGACGACGCGTGGTGGGGGCCAACCGTAGTTGTGCCAGGTGAAGAACAAGCACGCATGATGATTGTAGAAAAATCCCTTCCAGGTTGTGCCTTTGTGGATATGAACGGCAAACGCTACACCGATGAAGCGGCGCCTTACATTACTGTCGTGCAAGACATGTACAAACGCGAACGCGAAGGTACGCAAGCGGTACCGAGTTGGATGATTTTTGGTAAAGATTATCGTCAAAAATATCCTTGTGGCCCTGTGTTTCCTGGTGAAATGATGCCAGACAAACGCGTGCCGAAAGAATTGTGGGATAGCTATATTTTCAAAGCAGATTCCTTGGAAGAGTTGGCGCAAAAAACCGGTATTGCGAGTTTGGAAAATCTAAAGCAAACCGTTGCCAATATGAACGAGTATGCAAAAACGGGTAAAGATTTGGAGTACGACAAAGGCGGCAATGAATACGACCGTTTTTACGGCGACGATCAAACCGGTTTTCCGAATCCTTGCTTGATGCCGATCGAAGGTCCTTTCTACGCAGTGAAAGTACACGCAGGTGAATTGGGTACCAAAGGTGGTTTGAATGCGGATGAAAAAGCGCGCGTACTCGATAAAAATGATCAAGTGATTCGCGGCTTGTATGTTATCGGCAATAATTCAGCTGCCTTGATGGGGCCAACTTATGCCGGTGCTGGTTCAACAATCGGCCCTGCGATGGCGTTTGGTTTTATCGCAGCGGATGATGTGGTTTCAGCCTGA
- a CDS encoding SURF1 family protein produces the protein MARKFRFEWRITVLTVILLPVLVGLGFWQLHRADTNRIVLAQADEQHKKPPVFLVDLLPEIARDIASKNTKVAWHLTPVVLRGQWLEKSFLLENQIYDERNGYYVFGVMRLDNNQGLVLVNRGWLPAPALRNQLPIIPPVTTTGSEVGEIYESLAWRDEKPIFAESGWPKRVGRMNLVGAEQALQSTLLPVLVRLTPTAPSALATQWPIVNIQPEKNTAYAVQWFAMAFALLLCYGFYSFRVVANNTANFVK, from the coding sequence ATGGCACGCAAATTTAGGTTTGAGTGGCGCATCACTGTATTGACGGTCATTTTGTTGCCGGTATTGGTGGGTCTTGGTTTTTGGCAATTGCATCGCGCTGATACCAATAGAATTGTGCTGGCGCAAGCCGACGAACAGCATAAAAAGCCGCCGGTTTTTCTTGTGGATCTATTGCCAGAAATAGCTCGCGATATTGCTTCAAAAAATACAAAAGTGGCGTGGCACTTGACCCCTGTTGTATTGCGTGGGCAGTGGTTAGAAAAATCTTTTTTACTCGAAAATCAGATATACGATGAACGTAATGGCTATTATGTCTTTGGTGTAATGCGTTTGGATAATAATCAGGGTTTAGTGTTAGTTAATCGCGGCTGGCTGCCTGCACCGGCTTTGCGCAATCAGTTACCCATTATTCCGCCGGTTACCACTACAGGTAGTGAAGTTGGTGAGATTTATGAGTCATTAGCATGGCGAGACGAAAAACCTATATTTGCAGAATCCGGTTGGCCAAAACGCGTAGGGCGCATGAACTTAGTTGGCGCAGAACAGGCTCTGCAATCAACATTATTGCCAGTGCTTGTAAGATTGACGCCTACGGCACCTTCGGCATTGGCTACGCAGTGGCCCATCGTCAATATACAACCTGAAAAAAATACAGCGTATGCCGTGCAATGGTTTGCGATGGCTTTTGCATTACTACTTTGTTACGGATTTTATTCATTTAGAGTAGTGGCCAATAACACTGCTAATTTTGTTAAGTGA
- a CDS encoding DUF2909 domain-containing protein: MSTVQLQVLILIIILLMVASLLRSLYVLFKDNGNPKSHRTLHNLITRVTLAAALLSAMIYGFYTGKLQSHAPWNNPAVTQPQQPLSK; this comes from the coding sequence ATGTCTACGGTTCAACTGCAAGTATTGATACTTATCATCATATTACTCATGGTTGCGAGTCTCTTACGCAGCCTTTATGTGCTTTTTAAAGACAATGGCAATCCAAAATCTCATCGCACACTGCACAATTTAATCACTCGCGTCACCTTAGCTGCAGCGCTACTCAGTGCCATGATTTACGGTTTTTACACCGGAAAGCTGCAATCACACGCGCCTTGGAATAATCCCGCCGTGACACAACCACAGCAACCTCTATCCAAATAA
- the ctaD gene encoding cytochrome c oxidase subunit I produces the protein MAHGPAKGLSRWLFSTNHKDIGSMYLWFSFAMFLLGGTFALVIRAELFKPGLQLVEPEFFNQMITMHGLVMVFGAIMPSFVGLANWMIPMMVGAPDMALPRMNNFSFWLLPFAFLTLASTLFMQGGAPNFGWTFYAPLSTTYAPPSVTFFIFAIHIMGLSSIMGSINIIATILNMRAPGMTLMKMPMFCWTWLITAFLLVAVMPVLAGAVTMMLMDIHFGTSFFSAAGGGDPVLFQHVFWFFGHPEVYIIILPAFGVVSQIIPTFARKPLFGYSSMVYATAAIAFLSFIVWAHHMFVVGIPVAGEMYFMIATMLIAVPTGVKVFNWVATMFQGSLSFETPMLFCIAFLILFTTGGFSGLMLAMAPVDFQYHDSYFVVAHFHYVMVAGAMFSMSAAIYYWLPKWSGRMYSETMGKTHFWISFIGFNLTFFPQHFVGLAGMPRRIPDYNLIFADWNMVSSIGAMIYGASQVLFLFNIVRTIVAGKPTTEAKTWDGAEGLEWTVPTPAPYHTFSVPPQVK, from the coding sequence ATGGCGCACGGTCCAGCGAAAGGTTTGAGCCGGTGGTTGTTTTCCACCAACCACAAAGATATTGGCTCGATGTATTTGTGGTTCAGTTTTGCAATGTTCCTTTTGGGCGGCACTTTTGCACTGGTTATCCGTGCAGAATTGTTTAAGCCAGGTTTGCAATTGGTTGAACCAGAATTCTTCAATCAAATGATCACGATGCACGGATTGGTGATGGTATTCGGTGCCATCATGCCTTCGTTCGTTGGTCTGGCAAACTGGATGATTCCTATGATGGTGGGAGCGCCAGATATGGCGCTGCCGAGAATGAACAACTTCTCATTTTGGTTGCTGCCATTCGCTTTCTTAACGCTGGCCTCTACTTTGTTTATGCAAGGCGGTGCACCTAACTTTGGTTGGACTTTTTATGCGCCATTGTCGACAACTTATGCGCCACCCTCGGTCACCTTCTTTATTTTTGCCATCCATATCATGGGCCTTTCGTCCATCATGGGCTCTATCAATATCATCGCCACCATATTGAATATGCGTGCGCCTGGTATGACTTTGATGAAAATGCCCATGTTCTGCTGGACTTGGCTGATCACAGCGTTTTTGTTGGTAGCAGTAATGCCCGTATTGGCGGGCGCAGTGACCATGATGTTGATGGATATTCACTTCGGCACTTCATTTTTTAGTGCAGCTGGCGGCGGCGACCCTGTGTTGTTCCAGCATGTATTCTGGTTCTTTGGTCACCCAGAGGTTTACATCATCATCCTGCCAGCCTTTGGTGTGGTGTCACAAATTATTCCAACCTTTGCTCGTAAGCCTTTGTTTGGTTACAGCTCAATGGTGTATGCAACGGCAGCAATTGCGTTTTTGTCATTCATCGTGTGGGCTCACCACATGTTCGTGGTTGGTATTCCTGTCGCGGGCGAAATGTATTTCATGATCGCCACCATGTTGATCGCAGTACCAACGGGCGTAAAAGTTTTCAACTGGGTAGCCACTATGTTCCAAGGCTCACTTAGCTTTGAAACGCCAATGTTGTTCTGTATTGCGTTCTTGATTCTGTTCACCACGGGCGGTTTCTCCGGCTTGATGCTGGCAATGGCTCCAGTCGACTTCCAGTATCACGACAGCTACTTTGTTGTTGCCCACTTCCACTATGTCATGGTGGCTGGTGCGATGTTCTCCATGTCAGCAGCCATTTACTATTGGCTGCCTAAGTGGAGTGGTCGCATGTACTCCGAGACGATGGGTAAGACGCACTTCTGGATTTCTTTCATCGGCTTTAACTTGACTTTCTTCCCGCAACATTTCGTTGGTTTGGCAGGTATGCCGCGTCGTATCCCAGACTACAACTTAATTTTTGCTGATTGGAACATGGTGTCTTCTATTGGCGCGATGATTTACGGTGCTTCGCAGGTATTGTTCTTGTTTAACATCGTGCGCACAATTGTTGCTGGCAAACCGACAACAGAAGCAAAAACATGGGATGGTGCAGAAGGTTTGGAGTGGACAGTACCAACGCCTGCGCCGTATCACACATTCAGTGTTCCGCCACAGGTTAAGTAA